Genomic DNA from Anaerolineae bacterium:
CTCCACGTCAGCACCCTCGACGGCTGGTGGGATGAGGCATATTCCAAGGATGTCGGTTGGGCCATCGGCCAGGGCGAGGTATATACCGACGAGGCCTATCAGGACCAGGTCGAGGCCGAGGCGCTCTACGACCTGCTCGAAAAGGAAATCGTCCCGCTCTTCTACGAACGCGGGCCGGACGATGTGCCGCGCCGTTGGGCGGAGCGCATGCGCCGCGCCATCGCCCAGCTCGTGCCGTACTACAACACCAACCGCATGGTGCGGGAATACACGGAACGCATGTACCTGCCGGCCCATGAACACTTCCGCCGGCTCTGCACCGATGAAATGGCGCGCGCCCGCGAGCTGGCCGCCTGGGTGGACAAGATGCGCAAGGGCTGGGGCCAGGTATGGATCCGCTCCGTCGAGACCAGCCGTGACCTGGAGCGCATCGGCGTGGGGGAGCAGTTCGACGTGCACGCCGAAATCTTCCTCGGCGAGCTGGCCGTTGAAGACGTGCTGGTGGAGCTGTACTTCGGCCGGCTGGACCCGGATCGCGGCATCACCGAGCCGCAGGTCGTACAGATGAAACATGCCGGCGTGCATGACGACCGCCTCCACGTGTTCCAGAGCACCGTCACCTGCACCCAGAGCGGCCGCTTCGGCTACACGGTGCGGGTGCGGCCGGCGCATCCGGACCTGCCTGACGCCTTCCTGCCAGGAATGATTATCTGGGCGGTGTAAGGGGCATGGAGAGCTAGGAGGTGTGACCATGCGCACATCCCTGGAGCCTGCGTACTCTCCCTGGGTATCGCACACCACCTGGCGCACCATCAGCGCCGTGAACCTGGCGCTCGGCATCCTGTTGTGGGTCGGATATCTGACCGATCTGTCGCTGGCCGGCACGATCGCGGACTGGGTCTTCCCTTTGCTGGTTGGGGTGCTGGCGTATTACACCTTTTTCGCCGCGCCGTACTATGCGCCGGCAGACATGCGGACCTCGGTGCGGCGCGCCTGCATCCCATCCCTGGCCGGCGGCGCGGCCTTTGTCCTGGCAGCAGTGCTGATGCTGGTGCCGCCCTTCACCTTTGACACGCTGGAATATTTCGCCGGCACCGCCATCGAACACCGCATCGAGAGCGCCGTCTCGCCAGGAGGGACATACACGGCCGAGGTCGCGCTGCGCGGCATGGGCGCCCTGCCCGGCCAGCAGGGCGAGCTGATCGTGCGGGTCAAACCGCGGCTCTTCCCGCTGATCGAGCGTGACCTGGCCGTGTATCGGGTGCAATTCACTAACGCGCGGGTGCCGGCCTACCTGTCCTGGAAGGATGCGCGACGGCTCGAGTTCGCCGCGCTGGAGCAGACATGGGACGCCGGCCAGGTTCTGCTGGCCCTGCCGCCGGCCCTCGAAGGGCCAGGCCGGCCCCTGGCAGTGCTCGCCGGCCGGCCGGTCGAGGTGCGCGAAGTGCCGGCGCTGACCGACGGGGAACGCACGGTCCCGCGCGGCGGCTTCTGCTGTGTCGGGCCGCTCATCATCCCGCTGATCTTCCCGCCGGTGGTGATCTGGGGCGGGCGCAAGCGCCGGCGGGAGCCGGCTCCCTGGGACGACAGCGGCACTCCCTGGCCGTGACAGACAGAAAGGATCGTATAGCGTATGGACGTGCTCATGGACCCGAAGGTACTGCTGACCTTCCTGGCGACGGCGGCGGTCGCCGGCCTGATAATCTGGCTTCTCTCGTGGAACTGGCGCCGCCGGCTGGAGAAAGCGCTGGAGGAACAGCGCCGCCAGCAGGAAGGCACCGTCTCGCGCCTCTTTGACTCCTTGGCACACGATAAAGAGGAGCTGGCGCGCAAGTACGAGGAAATCATCGCCGAGAAACAGGCGCGCATCGAGGCCCTGGAGAAAGAGGTGACGCGCCTGCGCGACCGCCTGAGCCAGGGAGGACTGTTGAGCCTCTTCGGACGCGGCCAGCGCGAGGCCGTCAGCGCGCTCCTGCTGGAAAACGAACAGCTTCACGAGCAGATCGCGCGCCTGCAGGAGGAAATGCGCGACCTCGTCGGCGACCTGACCGGCAAGCTCATGGAGCGGCTGGAGAAACAGTACCAGGAGAGTGCTCGGGCCGTGCGCTATAAGCAGGCTCTGCTCTCCACCTTTCTACAGCAGGAGGAGGCGCGGCAGTTGCTGGAGCGCATGCTGGCGGAGGGCCGGCTCCTGCCCGCCGGCGAAGCGCCGGCCGCCCCTTCTCCACAGGACGAGCACCCCGCGGATCAGGCTCAGGAATAACCCATGACACTGCTCATTCGCTCCGCGCGACATGAGGATAAGCCGGCAGTGTTGGAGCTCACCCGCGATATCTGGGAGGGGCACGATTACCTGCCGCGCGTCTTCGACGCCTGGGTGCAGGTCCCCGCCGGCCATTTCTACGTCGTCGAGGTGGATGGCAAATTGGCCGGGCTGGGGCGCGTTTCCTTCCCCGACCCGGACGAGGCCTGGCTGGAGGGCGGTCGGGTGCACCCCGAGTATCAGGGGCTTGGCCTGGCCAGCGTGCTCTTCGCCTATCAGATGTTCGTGGTGCGGCGCAGTGGGGTAACCGTGGCGCGCTTCTGCACCGCCAGCGATAATGCCCCTGTTCATCATCTGGCAAAGGTGCACGGCTTCCGCCGGCTGGCGGACTGCTCGCTGTGGGAGGCGCCGGCGGGCGGCACGTTCGAGGCACGCCGGCTGGACGCCGGCGAGATCCCGACTGCCTGGGAATTCATCCGGGAAAGCCCCTGGTACCGCTTGACCGGCGGACTGCTGTGTGAGGGCTGGGTCTGGTATCGGCTGAGCCTGGAGCGGCTGTCGGCGCGCCAACAGGCCGGCCAGGTCTGGGTCTGGCCGGCGGAAGGCGCGTGGCGCGGGCTTCTCATCGCCTCCGAGGACCTGGAATATGGGGATGTCACCTGCGGCTTCATCGCCGGCGACCAGGAAGCTATGATACATTTGGCGGAGTCCCTGCGCGCCTGGGCCGTCGGCCGCTCCGAACATGTCGAGGCGGTCATCCCCGAGGCGCTGGAGGATGCGCAGGCGGCATTCGGGGCCGGCGGATACGTCCTGTTCACCGACCTGAAGCAGTCCCTGTTCGAGCGGCGAATGCGCCCGTAAGGACAGCTCTCCTGTTTGCCCCTATTCCTCACCCCGCCGCGAGGGCAGTGCCTGCCACAAGCGGTACAACAGCCGGCGCAGGAACGCCGGCAGGCGGCCGAACGCCAGCCGGGCAATGTACAGGGCGCGCTGCCACCACGGGCGCGCCGGCTGGGGCAGGGCCACTCCCCAGCGCACGGCCGCCGCTCCCCAGGTCAGGCCGGCGCCAAACCCCACCAGCACCACCAGGCTCCCATCGTTGATCAGCCCATGGTCAGCGACCTCGCACAGCGCGATGGGGATGGAAGCCGCTGAGGTATTGCCGTAGCGGTACAGGTTGACGAAAAAGGCCTCTTCCGGTAGGCGGAGTTTTTTGCGCGCCGCCTCGATGATGCGCATATTGGCCTGATGCGGGATAACCATGTCGATGGCGGTGAGGGGCAGGCCGGCTTTGCGCATCACCTGTTCCACCGCCTCCGGCAGGATATGGGTGGCGAAGCGGAACACGGCGCGGCCGTCCATGTGGATGGTGTGGGCATGCTGTTCGAGGGTGGCAGGGCTGGCCGGCATGCGGCTCCCGCCGGCGGGAATGGAGAGCAGTTCCGCCCCCGAACCGTCCGCCCCCAGCACGCAGGCCAGCACCCCGCCGGGCTGGTCGGAGGCCACCAGCACCAGCGCGCCGGCGCCGTCGCCGAAGAGCACACAGGTGTTGCGGTCCTCCCAGTTGACGAAGCGCGAGAGCGTCTCCGCGCCGATGATGAGCACGCTGTGCCATTCGCCGGCAGTGATGCCCATCTGCGCCAGGCTCAGGGCATAGATGAAGCCGGAACAGCCGGCGCTGACATCGAAGGCCGCCGCCTTATCCGCGCCGAGCGCCGCCTGCACCAGGCAGGCGGTGGCAGGGGTCAGATGGTCGGGCGAGATGGTGGCGACGATGATGGCATCCAGTTGGCGGGGGGAAAGGTGGGCGCGGGCCAGGGCGCGGCGGGCCGCCTCCACCGCCATGGTGGCAGTGGATTCCTTCTCGCCGGCGATGCGCCGTTCCACGATGCCGGTGCGCGAGCGGATCCACTCATCGGTGGTGTCCACCATGTGCTCCAGGTCCTGATTGCTGAGCACCTTGGCCGGCGCGTACATCCCCCACCCCGCGATATGCGCATAGGGGCTCATAGGCCGCTCCAACCCATAATAGTTCTGATGATACGGGGATCAGGCATAATGCCGGAAGACCAGGCAGGCATTATGTCCGCCGAAGCCGAAGGAATTGGAGACTACGGCGCGCAGGGGGACCTGGCGTGCTCGCCATGGCACATAGTCCAGGTCACAGCGGGGATCGGGGTTATCCAGGTTGATGGTGGGAGGCACGATGCCGTGGTACAGTGCCAGGCAGGATATGATGGCCTCTACAGCGCCGGCCGCGCCCAGCAGGTGCCCCGTCACCGCCTTGGTGGAGCTGACCATCAGCCGATCCGCCGCCGGCCCAAAGGCCTGGCGGATGGCTGTCGTCTCCATGGCGTCGTTCAGGTCGGTGCCCGTGCCGTGGGCATTGATGTAGTCGACATCCTCCGGGGCCAGGCCGGCGTCCTCCAGCGCCAGCCGCAGAGCACGAATAGCCCCCTGGGCGCTGGGGTCGGGTGCGGCGATGTGATAGGCGTCGGAAGTGGCGCCGTAGCCGACCAGCTCGGCATACACCCTGGCACCGCGCGCCTGCGCGTGCTCCAGCGCCTCCAGCACCAGCACGCCGGCCCCCTCCCCCAGCACGAAGCCGGCGCGGTCCCGGTCGAACGGCCGACAGGCCCGCTCCGGCGCGTCGTTGAAACTGCAGGCCAGCGCGCCCATCTGGTCAAAGCCGGCGATGGTCAGCGGTAGAATGGCCGCTTCCGTGCCGCCGGCGATCATCACGTCCACCAGGCCCAGCCGGATCATGCGCATGGCCTCGCCGATGGCATTGTTCCCCGAGGCGCAGGCGGTGACGATGGCCATATTCGGCCCGCCGAAGCCGTACTGGATGGAAACGTAGCCGGCGCTCATGTCAGCCAGACAGGCCGGCACGAAGAAGGGGCTGATGCGGTCCGGCCCCTCGGTTTCCAGAACCTGGTGGCTCTTCACCAGGCTGTGGATACCGCCGATGCCGCTCCCGATGATGACGCCTACCCGGGTGCGGTCCAAACTGTCCGTCAGAAGGCCGGCGTCCTCGATGGCCTGGCCGGCGGCGTTGACCGCGAACTGGATGGAGCGGTCCAGCCGGCGCACATCCTTGCGGTTCATATAGCGAGCGGGGTCGAATTCCAGCACCTCCGCCGCCACCTGGG
This window encodes:
- a CDS encoding GNAT family N-acetyltransferase, giving the protein MTLLIRSARHEDKPAVLELTRDIWEGHDYLPRVFDAWVQVPAGHFYVVEVDGKLAGLGRVSFPDPDEAWLEGGRVHPEYQGLGLASVLFAYQMFVVRRSGVTVARFCTASDNAPVHHLAKVHGFRRLADCSLWEAPAGGTFEARRLDAGEIPTAWEFIRESPWYRLTGGLLCEGWVWYRLSLERLSARQQAGQVWVWPAEGAWRGLLIASEDLEYGDVTCGFIAGDQEAMIHLAESLRAWAVGRSEHVEAVIPEALEDAQAAFGAGGYVLFTDLKQSLFERRMRP
- the fabF gene encoding beta-ketoacyl-ACP synthase II, translated to MNRRVVITGLGAVTALGEDVRSLWEAVVAGRSGVRRIQSFDPSGLKTQVAAEVLEFDPARYMNRKDVRRLDRSIQFAVNAAGQAIEDAGLLTDSLDRTRVGVIIGSGIGGIHSLVKSHQVLETEGPDRISPFFVPACLADMSAGYVSIQYGFGGPNMAIVTACASGNNAIGEAMRMIRLGLVDVMIAGGTEAAILPLTIAGFDQMGALACSFNDAPERACRPFDRDRAGFVLGEGAGVLVLEALEHAQARGARVYAELVGYGATSDAYHIAAPDPSAQGAIRALRLALEDAGLAPEDVDYINAHGTGTDLNDAMETTAIRQAFGPAADRLMVSSTKAVTGHLLGAAGAVEAIISCLALYHGIVPPTINLDNPDPRCDLDYVPWRARQVPLRAVVSNSFGFGGHNACLVFRHYA